A section of the Vidua macroura isolate BioBank_ID:100142 chromosome 23, ASM2450914v1, whole genome shotgun sequence genome encodes:
- the ANGPTL7 gene encoding angiopoietin-related protein 7 isoform X1, translated as MPARPTVQLAWLCIVTVSVTIYPALLQKPPKRRTINGNAQLKMPGCCEEIKELKLQVANLSRMLQELSRKQEGDWVNVVMQVMELEGSAKQMESRLIDAESKYSEMNNQIDIMQLQAAQMVTQTSAVDAVYDCSSLYQRNYRISGVYKLPPDEFLGIPDLEVFCDMETDGGGWTVIQRRKVGLTSFNRDWKQYREGFGNIKGDFWLGNENIYRLSRRPTVLRVELEDWEGNTRYAQYRQFTLSNEINSYRLFVGNYTGNTGRDSLRYHNNTAFSTKDKDNDKCVDDCAQFRKGGYWYNCCTDSNLNGVYYRKGEHTKNMDGITWYGWHGSTYSLKRVEMKIRPEDFKP; from the exons ATGCCAGCAAGACCCACGGTTCAGCTGGCATGGCTCTGCATTGTCACTGTGTCTGTGACGATctacccagcactgctgcagaaacCTCCCAAGAGGAGAACGATCAATGGGAATGCACAGCTGAAGATGCCGGGCTGCTGTGAGGAGATCAAGGAGCTCAAGCTGCAGGTAGCCAACCTGAGCAGaatgctgcaggagctgagcaggaagcaggagggggACTGGGTGAATGTGGTGATGCAGGTGATGGAGCTGGAAGGGAGCGCCAAGCAGATGGAGTCCCGCCTCATCGACGCTGAGAGCAAATACTCCGAAATGAACAACCAGATAGACATCATGCAACTCCAGGCTGCTCAGATGGTCACACAAACATCAGCTG TAGATGCTGTTTATGACTGCTCATCACTTTACCAGAGGAACTACCGAATTTCTGGTGTTTACAAGCTACCTCCTGatgaatttttgggaattccagaTCTGGAG gTGTTCTGTGACATGGAGACAGATGGAGGTGGCTGGACTGTCATCCAAAGACGTAAAGTTGGTTTGACATCATTCAATAGGGACTGGAAACAATACAGGGAAGGATTTGGCAATATTAAGGGAGATTTTTGGCTGGGAAATGAAAATATCTACCGGCTTTCACGACGCCCCACTGTTCTGCGAGTAGAGTTGGAG GACTGGGAAGGCAACACACGCTATGCCCAATACCGGCAATTCACCCTGAGCAATGAAATAAACAGCTACCGCCTGTTTGTGGGGAATTACACCGGGAACACCGGCCGCGATTCTCTGCGCTACCACAACAACACAGCCTTCAGCACAAAGGACAAGGACAACGACAAGTGTGTGGATGACTGTGCCCAGTTCCGTAAAG GTGGATATTGGTACAACTGCTGCACAGATTCCAACCTGAACGGGGTTTACTACCGCAAAGGAGAGCACACCAAGAACATGGATGGCATCACCTGGTACGGATGGCACGGCTCCACCTATTCACTCAAGAGAGTGGAGATGAAGATCCGGCCAGAGGATTTCAAACCATAG
- the ANGPTL7 gene encoding angiopoietin-related protein 7 isoform X2 yields the protein MPARPTVQLAWLCIVTVSVTIYPALLQKPPKRRTINGNAQLKMPGCCEEIKELKLQVANLSRMLQELSRKQEGDWVNVVMQVMELEGSAKQMESRLIDAESKYSEMNNQIDIMQLQAAQMVTQTSADAVYDCSSLYQRNYRISGVYKLPPDEFLGIPDLEVFCDMETDGGGWTVIQRRKVGLTSFNRDWKQYREGFGNIKGDFWLGNENIYRLSRRPTVLRVELEDWEGNTRYAQYRQFTLSNEINSYRLFVGNYTGNTGRDSLRYHNNTAFSTKDKDNDKCVDDCAQFRKGGYWYNCCTDSNLNGVYYRKGEHTKNMDGITWYGWHGSTYSLKRVEMKIRPEDFKP from the exons ATGCCAGCAAGACCCACGGTTCAGCTGGCATGGCTCTGCATTGTCACTGTGTCTGTGACGATctacccagcactgctgcagaaacCTCCCAAGAGGAGAACGATCAATGGGAATGCACAGCTGAAGATGCCGGGCTGCTGTGAGGAGATCAAGGAGCTCAAGCTGCAGGTAGCCAACCTGAGCAGaatgctgcaggagctgagcaggaagcaggagggggACTGGGTGAATGTGGTGATGCAGGTGATGGAGCTGGAAGGGAGCGCCAAGCAGATGGAGTCCCGCCTCATCGACGCTGAGAGCAAATACTCCGAAATGAACAACCAGATAGACATCATGCAACTCCAGGCTGCTCAGATGGTCACACAAACATCAGCTG ATGCTGTTTATGACTGCTCATCACTTTACCAGAGGAACTACCGAATTTCTGGTGTTTACAAGCTACCTCCTGatgaatttttgggaattccagaTCTGGAG gTGTTCTGTGACATGGAGACAGATGGAGGTGGCTGGACTGTCATCCAAAGACGTAAAGTTGGTTTGACATCATTCAATAGGGACTGGAAACAATACAGGGAAGGATTTGGCAATATTAAGGGAGATTTTTGGCTGGGAAATGAAAATATCTACCGGCTTTCACGACGCCCCACTGTTCTGCGAGTAGAGTTGGAG GACTGGGAAGGCAACACACGCTATGCCCAATACCGGCAATTCACCCTGAGCAATGAAATAAACAGCTACCGCCTGTTTGTGGGGAATTACACCGGGAACACCGGCCGCGATTCTCTGCGCTACCACAACAACACAGCCTTCAGCACAAAGGACAAGGACAACGACAAGTGTGTGGATGACTGTGCCCAGTTCCGTAAAG GTGGATATTGGTACAACTGCTGCACAGATTCCAACCTGAACGGGGTTTACTACCGCAAAGGAGAGCACACCAAGAACATGGATGGCATCACCTGGTACGGATGGCACGGCTCCACCTATTCACTCAAGAGAGTGGAGATGAAGATCCGGCCAGAGGATTTCAAACCATAG